The proteins below come from a single Chloroflexota bacterium genomic window:
- a CDS encoding acyl-CoA carboxylase subunit beta codes for MKSYIRGLRERKKTAAGREKDIERQHRKGRLTARERIDVLFDSGTFTEIDTLVLPRYESYMGGKSSRYGDGVVTGFGLVNGRHVFAAAQDATVMGGSLGEMHANKIVKAMKMALTYGSPFIAINDSGGARIQEGVDSLGGYARLFDANCEASGVIPQISVIMGPCAGGAVYSPALTDFVFMTENSYMFITGPDVVKAVMQEDVSQEQLGGGLVHSTESGVSHFLAQDDRECLNQVRELLTYLPANNQDDPPYIPPIDDPGRRCPELEQIVPADPYKPYDVRKVIASIFDDGRFFEVRQLWAENMVVGFARLNGWVVGIVANQPSVLAGTIDIKASVKASHFIRVCDAYNIPIITLQDVPGFLPGTHQEYGGIIRNGARMIYAYSEATVPKLMVILRKSYGGAYCVMSSKGLRGDLLYAWPNAEIAVMGAGGAVNILYRRQVAAAQDPPAERQRLIDEYEENFNNPYVAAARGLIDDVIEPRDTRRVLIRALEVAHLKRERHKPKKHGISPM; via the coding sequence TTGAAGTCTTATATTCGCGGCCTGCGAGAACGAAAGAAAACTGCAGCCGGAAGAGAAAAAGATATCGAACGACAGCATCGCAAGGGCCGGCTGACAGCTCGGGAACGCATCGACGTGTTGTTCGATTCCGGAACCTTTACCGAAATCGACACCCTGGTTCTGCCGCGCTATGAAAGCTACATGGGTGGCAAGTCGTCGCGCTACGGCGACGGCGTGGTGACCGGTTTCGGGTTGGTGAATGGACGTCACGTTTTCGCAGCAGCGCAGGATGCTACAGTCATGGGCGGCTCCCTGGGCGAGATGCATGCGAACAAGATCGTCAAGGCGATGAAGATGGCCCTCACCTACGGCAGCCCATTCATTGCCATCAACGACTCCGGCGGTGCGCGGATTCAGGAAGGCGTTGACAGCCTGGGTGGCTATGCCCGACTTTTTGACGCAAATTGCGAGGCCTCGGGAGTCATCCCTCAGATTTCAGTCATCATGGGGCCTTGTGCTGGTGGTGCCGTCTATTCGCCGGCACTGACCGACTTCGTCTTCATGACTGAGAACAGCTACATGTTTATCACCGGACCTGATGTTGTCAAAGCGGTGATGCAAGAGGATGTTAGCCAGGAGCAATTGGGAGGTGGTCTTGTTCACAGCACTGAGAGCGGTGTCAGTCATTTCCTGGCACAGGACGACCGGGAGTGCCTGAACCAGGTACGGGAACTTCTAACCTATCTCCCGGCGAACAACCAGGACGACCCTCCCTACATCCCGCCCATCGACGATCCGGGCCGGCGGTGTCCAGAGCTGGAGCAGATTGTTCCGGCCGATCCCTACAAACCCTACGACGTTCGCAAGGTGATCGCCAGCATTTTCGACGACGGGCGTTTTTTTGAAGTAAGGCAGTTGTGGGCTGAAAACATGGTCGTCGGTTTTGCCCGCCTGAACGGCTGGGTTGTGGGGATCGTCGCCAATCAGCCCAGCGTGCTGGCCGGTACGATTGATATCAAGGCTTCGGTCAAGGCCTCACACTTCATTCGGGTTTGCGATGCCTATAACATACCGATCATTACCCTGCAGGATGTGCCCGGTTTTCTGCCAGGTACCCACCAGGAATATGGCGGCATCATTCGCAATGGGGCACGTATGATCTACGCCTACAGCGAGGCCACAGTTCCCAAGCTGATGGTCATCCTGCGCAAGAGCTACGGGGGCGCCTATTGTGTGATGAGCAGCAAAGGCCTGCGCGGCGATTTACTGTACGCCTGGCCCAACGCCGAGATCGCCGTTATGGGTGCAGGTGGTGCCGTCAACATCCTTTACCGGCGCCAGGTTGCAGCTGCGCAAGATCCACCGGCCGAGCGGCAGCGACTCATCGACGAGTATGAGGAAAACTTCAACAATCCCTATGTGGCAGCTGCCAGGGGCCTCATCGACGATGTAATAGAGCCCCGGGATACCCGCCGGGTGCTAATCCGTGCCCTTGAAGTAGCCCACTTGAAAAGGGAACGCCACAAGCCGAAAAAGCACGGCATCTCTCCCATGTAG
- a CDS encoding biotin carboxylase N-terminal domain-containing protein, which translates to MFKKILVANRGEIAARIIRACRDMNIYAVALYDATDRGSLHVRLADECIELTSDLGYMDGPAVLQCALDAGADAIHPGYGFLAEDSSFIRACEDEGITFIGPPSHIVETTRNKIEVMRRVRAAGFDTPVHSATSFGPEDLDLLKAEADSLGYPLVIKSYSGGRGRGAQFVYNSQALEQAVSYAHAEAQMLFGSERLYLERIILPANFIEVQIVGDNYGTLLHLGEREGSVQRNNQKLIAESPAPCLNPAQREQVRQMALDIARMFDLSNVGAVEFLVDDEGRFFFTELKARIQVEHPVTEMVSDLDLVREQIELASGKRITTRQEDVTLRGWAMQCRLNAEDPWNNYLPSPGHLRRFRLPGGPNIRVETYAYSGCDVPVRYDPLLAKLIVWAENRDECVRRMRRVLQDFSISGIRTNLPLFQRILDSPEFETGNYNTLFPLNRMIDRPETVDEDALRDLAVAAAVAYMARYQSFQPTVPDRMRTGWHRTSRQLPDW; encoded by the coding sequence ATGTTCAAGAAGATTCTGGTCGCCAACCGAGGCGAGATCGCCGCTCGAATCATTCGAGCCTGCCGCGATATGAACATCTACGCGGTCGCTCTCTACGACGCGACCGACCGCGGTTCGTTGCATGTTCGCCTGGCCGACGAATGCATCGAATTGACCTCGGATTTGGGTTACATGGATGGCCCGGCAGTCCTGCAGTGCGCCCTGGACGCGGGCGCCGATGCCATTCATCCAGGCTACGGTTTCCTGGCCGAGGATTCCAGTTTCATCCGGGCCTGTGAGGATGAGGGCATCACCTTCATCGGACCCCCCAGCCATATCGTTGAGACGACTCGCAACAAAATTGAAGTCATGCGGCGTGTGCGTGCCGCAGGATTCGACACCCCGGTCCATTCTGCCACCTCTTTCGGACCAGAAGATCTCGATCTCCTCAAAGCCGAGGCCGATTCCCTGGGCTACCCTCTGGTCATCAAGTCCTACAGCGGTGGACGCGGGCGTGGCGCCCAATTTGTTTACAACTCACAGGCCCTGGAACAAGCAGTCAGCTACGCCCATGCCGAGGCACAGATGTTGTTTGGCAGCGAGCGGCTCTACCTGGAACGAATCATCCTGCCCGCCAATTTCATCGAGGTCCAGATCGTCGGCGACAACTATGGCACGCTTCTGCACCTGGGTGAACGGGAGGGGTCGGTACAGCGGAACAACCAAAAACTGATCGCCGAGTCCCCTGCGCCTTGCCTGAATCCGGCGCAGCGCGAACAGGTTCGACAGATGGCCCTGGATATTGCCAGAATGTTCGATCTTTCCAACGTGGGCGCGGTCGAATTCCTGGTGGACGATGAGGGGCGTTTCTTTTTCACAGAGCTGAAGGCCCGCATCCAGGTAGAGCACCCCGTTACCGAGATGGTCAGCGACCTCGACCTGGTGCGGGAACAGATCGAGTTGGCATCTGGCAAACGAATCACGACCCGCCAGGAGGATGTGACCCTGCGGGGCTGGGCCATGCAGTGCAGGCTTAATGCCGAGGATCCCTGGAACAACTATCTGCCAAGTCCAGGACACCTGCGGAGGTTTCGACTTCCGGGTGGCCCCAACATTCGCGTGGAGACCTATGCCTACAGTGGCTGCGATGTGCCGGTGCGTTATGACCCCCTGTTGGCCAAGTTGATTGTCTGGGCCGAGAACCGGGATGAGTGTGTACGCCGAATGCGTCGAGTACTGCAAGACTTCTCGATTTCAGGGATTCGCACCAACCTGCCTCTCTTCCAGCGGATTCTCGATAGCCCTGAGTTTGAGACGGGCAACTATAACACCCTTTTTCCGCTGAACAGGATGATCGATCGACCTGAAACTGTTGACGAGGACGCGCTGCGGGATCTGGCAGTGGCAGCCGCGGTGGCATATATGGCACGATATCAATCCTTCCAGCCAACTGTTCCAGATCGTATGCGAACCGGCTGGCACAGAACAAGCCGCCAGCTTCCCGACTGGTAA
- a CDS encoding biotin/lipoyl-containing protein — MTKISVIIDGHPFEVEITETHPDGSDVTVVVDGQEMTVGVPSLQGREHMEWILIGNRPYEIIVDPELQWIKAYDGIHRIEIQDVGAGIARPVSKDGRVKAPIPGLVTRVFVHPGTEVETGQALLVLEAMKMENDILAPRSGMISQLNVSPGQSVTLDEVMAEIT; from the coding sequence ATGACAAAAATCTCAGTTATCATCGACGGACACCCCTTTGAGGTGGAAATAACCGAAACGCACCCTGACGGCTCGGATGTAACCGTGGTGGTGGATGGGCAGGAAATGACGGTTGGTGTCCCGAGCCTGCAGGGCCGTGAGCACATGGAATGGATATTGATCGGTAACCGCCCGTACGAGATCATCGTGGACCCCGAGCTACAATGGATCAAGGCTTATGACGGTATTCACCGGATCGAGATCCAGGATGTGGGTGCGGGTATCGCGCGCCCGGTAAGCAAAGATGGACGCGTCAAAGCGCCCATTCCCGGCCTGGTCACGCGGGTATTCGTGCATCCTGGCACCGAAGTAGAGACGGGACAGGCGCTATTGGTTCTGGAAGCCATGAAAATGGAAAACGATATCTTGGCTCCCAGATCGGGCATGATCAGCCAGCTAAATGTTTCCCCTGGTCAAAGTGTGACCCTCGACGAAGTCATGGCTGAGATAACCTGA